The following nucleotide sequence is from Zea mays cultivar B73 chromosome 1, Zm-B73-REFERENCE-NAM-5.0, whole genome shotgun sequence.
ttgagagcacctagagggggggtgaataggtgatcctgtgaaacttgaaaacttaagccacaaaacttggttaatcgttagcacaataattgccaagtggctagataggaatcctcaacaaaatacaataaccaacaaagatcaatcacagagatgacacggtggttatcccgtggttcggccaagaccaacgcttgcctactccacgttgtggcgtcccaacggacgagggttgcaatcaacccctctcaagcggtccaaagacccacttgaataccacggtgttttgctttgcttatctttatcccacttgcgaggaatctccacaaattggagtctctcgcccttacacttaaagttcacaaagaagcacggagtaagggagggaagcaacacacacaaatccacagcaaaatgcgcacacacacggccaagaatcgagctcaaaagactatctcaaagttctcactagaacggagctcgaatcactgagaatgacaaacgaatgcgcaaagactgagtgtggatgatcaagaatgctttaaggttgcttggtgtactcctccatgcgcctaggggtcccttttaagccccaaggcagctaggagccgttgaaagcaattctggaaggctgatcttgccttctgtcatcgggcgcaccggacagtccggtgcacaccggacactgtccggtgcccgatctccttcctaaaatggcgcagccgaccgttgcagatgtgggagccgttggagcaccggacatgtccggtgcacaccggacagtccggtgcccccttccgaccgttggcccggccacgtgtcgcgcgcaaatttcgcggccgaccgttggcccgaccgaccgttggctcaccggacagtccggtgcacaccggacagtccggtgaattttagtcgtacgtcgccggtgaattcccgagagcggccacttcgcccgagccagcctggcgcaccggacactgtccggtgcaccaccggacactgtccggtgcaccaccggacagtccggtgcaccaccggacagtccggtgccccagaccgaaacagccttttggctgtacacagccaactcttctcttttcttcttctttctgtttctcatacttagacaagtatattagtacacaaaaccaatgtactaagacttagaaacataccttcgctcttgatttgcactttgtccattcatgggcatagatttacatttaagcacttgtgttggcactcaatcaccaaaatacttagaaatggcccaagggcacatttccctttcacccctctcaagcggtccaaagaccaacttgaataccacggtgttgctttgcttttcttaatcccgcttgcgaggaatctccacagcttggagcctctcgcccttacaagagatgttcacaaagaatcacggagcaagggagggattagcaactcacacacgacacaaagatcacagcgaatacgcacacgcaaaacccagacttgagctcaagagactagcacactagaacggagctcaaatcactagaatgtcgaacaagtgcgcaagaatgaagtgtgagtgatcaatgatgctcaaaggatccttagtgttctcctccatgcgcctaggggtcccttttatagccccaaggcagctaggagccgttgagcacaaatctggaaagccattcttgccttctgtcatcgggggcaccggacagtccggtgcacactggacactgtccggtgcccgatttccttccttaaatagcgaagccgaccgttggcagacttggagccgttggcgcaccggacatgtccggtgcacaccggacagtccggtgccatcttctagccgttggctcggccacgtgtcccgcgcagattgcgcggccgaccgttggcccggccgaccgttggctcaccggacagtccggtgcacaccggacagtccggtgaattttagccgtacgtcgccggtgaattcccgagagcggccacttcgctcgagccagcctggcgcaccggacactgtccggtgcaccaccggacagtccggtgctcccagactcagcagattcttggctgctcgagccaagacatttccaattggatttttcctatttccagcacttagacacaatacattagtccataaaacaatgtactaagtctgagaaacttatccttgatttgtactttgtccacctttttacacttaggcacttgtgttggacactaaatcaccaaaatacttagaaatggcccaagggcacatttccctttcaatctccccctttttggtgatttatgccaacacaacataatgcaagtagaacaagtacaaaatcaattcaaattagAACTCAAGATTAgatgagtatagaatgaatcagagtaaggtaagtaggaaagggtttgtccatttctatctaggtttcgtcctacagtcaacatttcctctgataccacttctgtcacacccggctttaaggaacaaagccaggtgcatctcatacatgcgccaagaagacaacatatataataacaaagtgtatagagataaatgtcataaaacattagagtatttattacatagcggaagacttattacaaaataaaataataaagataaaacgaactaaggatcgtcggcgccaatgtcaactgagaaacgccacctagatcagatcatactcctcgccttgtggctcctcctgaaccacctgctcttctcctgtggggggggtgtgagacagcaagggtgagctcacacatgatcatagctcaacaagtcgtgaggaaccagtggacataaactcacaaaggtgtgagttcatgtgatgtgtaaggctaatcaatgatagggaTTAAAGCTGAgcagcttttaagtagttggtcaaacttttattagcagttactaagtgtaagtaaataccaaaccatagataaagtaatagaacaaattaataataaacccatgcaatgcagatgacaaaattgaatttaagttccataatttaaacatcagagagtcctgagctgctcatgaccgtgagctcagctagtataccagttttacactctgcagaggttgtaccctttacccacaagtcatgttacccatctgccaagggatcgtgacttcccatacacctctaccgaggaggcgaggcagggtaacactacgaggcctttacaaagttccactagcttcagaaaacccgctacagtttataggaagttccaatgcagggttcttgtctgactgccatcgcagcaaaatcaaccaaggacccccctacactgaccactcccctactgcccttgcccctttcgggtaaggtagacctccactagctttcctagttaatcagccaagggcgtcccattaaacccttgtggtggcacgtgttactcaagttaagctctatgttccaattaacattaatgatctcaacatgaacataaatagaataacaaaaagaattagaacatagaggtaataaatgattatcccaaaaccatataaagcaatagcaaactacccaagtgattcaggggtaaacaaggtaatgagataaacaatctagggtgacctattgggtcccatcaaaattaacctatgcatggataagtgatattaaagaacattattgggtaaaaagtggtcaagggcacaacttgccttctatgagctcctgctcagctacttctctaaaaAGGCCTACAGATTCCGGATTCAATCCGACCAGATTCCGGACcgcccgcgcctgaccagagagcaccgccgctggttctcttgtgtaattgacgcctccaaaaaggtatcaatacttctctaatttatataaactttgattagatgGAACGATTCTGGATTCAATCCGACGTAAACGAATAAGGCCTACAGAGTTTTTCGACACAGCACGACCCTTGCGGGCGAGTCGTGGCAGTATATGATCCAAAACATTTTAGACCAGCTCGACCGCGACGTCGCGCGCCGCGGCATCGCCCGCCGATCCGAATCCGTGCGCGGTATCCCCCAGTCCGGCCGCGTTGTTGGCTCCGGCCGGCATACCCGTCCGTCATCCATCGCGCCGCGCGGATGCCTGAGCGACCACCACCATAAGATGGCCGCGCGTCACGTGGGCCGTGGGCGAGGGCCAAGGCGGCGTGGCCCCGGAAcagggcgacgacgacgacgacgaccgccGCATAGCCCCGAGACCGTTTAAACTTTCAGCCCGGCTCGCGTACGTGCGGCGTACCTCGCACGTAGTTTCTTGCCGTGGAGCTTGCCACGCCACGCCTACAGACAGACGACAGCGCACAGAGCCGGCCGGGCGTGTCTATATACAGTAGAACCCCGGCCCGAAGTCCCGAACCCGCGCGGCTAAAGCAGCCAAGTAAAAAAAAAATACAAGAGCTAGTAACAGCTCAAGAACCTTCTTTAGAGCGAGTGCGTAGAGCGAAGCGCCGAAGCGAGGGGACCTGCCAGTGCCACGGCCTCGagtgcagcagcagccagcagGGATGGCTGGCGCGGTCGCTGTGTGGCTGCTGGGGGCGTTCGCCAAGAGTGGACGCCTGCCGGAGGCGCCGGCGCAGGCTGCTGCCGATGCGGAAGACGCGCGGCGCCACCGCGGAGATGATGGCGTTGGCGCGGTTGCGCGCGTCAGCAACGGTCGACGAGTCCAGGAGAAGAGGCGGCGGGATAGCGGCGCGCTCTCCGGCTCGGAGGAGACCGTCGTGTGCATGCTCATGGACCTCTACGCCCCGGCGTGACGTACGTGTAACGTGCGGGGGACGGCGGTGTTGTTTCTGGGCGCGTAGCGGTACGTACGCACACAACTACACAAGGGGCAGGTATCTTGAGGACCTGGACTGTGTAACGCTGTGGTTAATTAATTAGCCGTGCGTGCCAGCTGTATCGTATGGTTTTTTTTTGTTCGGGTTTTTTTTACTAGGTGTGAAAAATTGTTCTCGATCGGTTGATTAACATCTGGGTCGTCCGTTCTGGATTGGGCGCCGTTGAGATCCTCCTCTCTCCTCGTTCGGGATTTTGGGACTTGttggttttttttttttttgtccaTGGCCATGCCTTGTCGCTCCTGCCACTGCCGTTCGACGACGGCGGAGACTCATCGCTTTTATGGTACGGGTACAAAGCACAGGAAGATAATCCATGTACCTGGAGTCCTGGACAGATAGACTTGCCCGATCCAATCTTTTTATATGCTATTGTTGGGAACAAAATAATGGAGATAGTGCGTCTGTTACCCGGAAATACTTGTACGAGatggattttgattcacatgtacaGGACATCCCTCCGTTGACGAATGACGAGACGaccaggagagggagagagaggataaAATTTGTTATTTTAGTTTTGTCCTAAGCAAAATTATCTTTCTAACAAATGTAATAAAAATACAGTCTATTTTTAGGCTCATTATCAAATACATTCTACATGAAACAAAAAAAAATCTATATCGGCTTCAATTACTTATGTCGGCCACCCAAAAGAACCCGACATAAGTTAGTTAGTTTTTGTTGACGATCTATTTAGATTTATTTGTGCTTTATCTGTTACAAATAATAAAAAATAAACATGTTTACAAACAATAGAGAAATAGGAACAAAGAATACACCAGGTGTAAAACTATATATAGACCACTGACGACAACCATGTAACATTTTTAGCGGTCTTAGCCTAAACATTTAAATGTATGAACAGGTCCAATACAATTTAGCTATTTATGAACTAAATAACCATTAGACGAACTGAATGGTGTTTAAATAGGATAAAATAAATGGGCATAACAAGCTATCATATAGCGTTTACATAACGTGCAAATGGTTTAAACAACTGTGTACATGAACAATGATTCTGAAGAAAATTTGTACTAGTTTGATAATTCTATGGCTTAAAATGAACTAATTATAAATTTTATTGGTCGAACAATGAAAAACCACTACAAAGAAAGGATTTATCTGATTATCTGGTTATGGTAGTTGTAGGTTTGGAGAATGTCTGTTACATGGTTATGTAGTTGATGGTTGAAAACCAAATCGACCTGCAActtaaagtttgaaatatatatttTATGTCATAATTACTATATTATCGGGATCTAGATTATATTTATACCGCAAAATGAGACAATTATCACCTTTTCTGGGCATTGTAAACATTAATAAAAAAAGACAAGCATATAGATAGTCGACCATCGAATAAAACATACTATTTAGTATCTTTTTTTTCATATATAATCTTTGCTCTTTAGATGATATGTTACACATTCTTGAAACTATAATTGGTATGGAAATGACGATTATTGGTTATGTACTCGATTTATTTTTCATGTGTTTACGAGGCGGCTAATTGGTATTTGGTGAAAAAGAAAAACACATCGATTTTAGAAGGTGTTTGCTTTTTTTAGTCACCCTCCTAGActttagggactaaactttagttgctAGACATACTATTTAGAATAACTATTTTAGTCCTGTTTGGTATTTTAGAGATTAAaagtgactaaattttagtcactaaATTTACGATATGAAAACCCTAAACACcttcttagggcttgttcgtttcacGCTTAACCCATGTGGATTGAATGGTATTAAGTCGGTTTAAATCTATAGTAAGTCAAAGTCCATCTATATTTATTCCAAAACACTCTGATTTACATGGAATTAGAATAACCAAATAAGACCTTAGTTGGTTAAAGCTTTTTCATGGGTAATATCATATATACGGTGTACACACCATCTATACGGGTTATATTTAGAGACATTGGCTTTGGTTCTGAACATTATTGTGGTAAGACAACATAAGAGAGCATTTGTTTGGTGAGTAGACTTCTAGGGTCTGATTAGGCCTTGTTTGGCACAGCTGCTGTTTGTTGAAAAAACAGTGTAtctgagaagcagctgaactgataagctgctgcagaagctggCTGTTTGGTAAAACTTTTGCTTAAATTtatgaagaagctgaaaataagctgtgccaaacaggaccTTAGAGCGGATGAGTTTTACAAGGATATTAGGTGACACTATGGTGCCCTATGTATTACTTGTGCACCATATGTCGATAAAATGTTCGGTTTGCTTGATGCTCAAATCTAGGGTTAACACGGTAACGAAACTACTCCATGCGTTCTAAAttaatatttattttattttttgtatTTTTATGTCTTTATTTAAATATATAATGATAAATCtagacatataaataaaatatatatTAATTTTTTAATGAATCTATTAAAAGGCTAAAACTAATTTTAATTTAGGATAAATAGAGCATTTGTTTTTTCTATGAAGTCGGAGATACCTAAAAAACGAGCATAGATTTTAATGCGCAATGCTAGAACACCAAAACTATTCGTGGTTTCAAAAGATGGGCTCAAATTTGCCAGGCTTAGTTGGGCCTAAAAATTTGCTTTCAGCTCGAATCCACGGTCCAATCTAACCTGAAAGATTTTCTAAAAATAAAACTGACCTGAAAGAGCGAAAGGATTCTATACTATTGCTTGAGTGTCGCCTTGTTCAACTTCTCGACCAAGGCAGAGAGAGCTTTCATCCGGCAGCCGCTGAGCCTGAGATCCCTGCACCGCCTCCCGCCCGCCCGCCGGAATGGAGTTCGCCTTAGTCGAGAGTGAATCGTTCTCTCCTTCCTGCCCCACGCTTATcatggtttgaaaccctaacgctGCGAGCTCCCACTGTTTATTTCTGGAATCGAGTTTTTAGTAGTTTTAACCGATGGCCTACGATTATGTTTGGTCTTCGGATCACCCGGCCGCAGCCAGCGCTGTCGATTGGCAACGTGGGGCAGCTCGCCGTCGACCTTCTCATATCCTCGTCGAGGGCGAGGCGGGTGGCCTACCTCGACGAGCCCTCCGTGCTGCCCTGCGCCGGTAACGACGCCTTCGGCCCTGACGCCGTCGGCGACCTCGCACTCGCTCTCGAAGGTTGGGTGCTCGATCCTTTTTGTCACTCTGTGCTATTCCGTGCTGTTTCAGCGTTGCTGCTTGCGTTCCTTCTGTTAGTCTCTTTATTTCCTGAGCACCAACTGTTCGATAAAAATCGTAGCGCTATGCTGGCGCTGCAAACAGTTCTGTTGTGCGCACAAGTTGTCTGATGGAGTAACCTACTGAGTTTCAGTTGGAGTACGATGGCCCTTAGATTTTTCGTTTAATCTACACACACCTTAAGTTATAAACATACATCGAGTCAGTGTGTGTAATGTTGATACACAATTTAGACTGACCACCTTTCTCTCTTCCTCTTGGCAGCTTATGAATCTACATCTCATAAGCTGGGTTTCATTCAGCAAAGGTCTCCAGTTACTACAGTACGTTGATCTCAGCCTTTAGTTGTGTGGTGGTATTGGACACTGTTTACTTCAATCTAATTGATACAGATTTTCTTTTGTAAATACTTTTTGGTTGGGACAAGGAAAATGAATGAAGCATTAGCGCCAGTGTGCCACAGTATCTGATAACTATATTCCATCTTTCTTTGTTAAATTACACGAAGAAATTACTTTGCTTTGTGTTGTTAACTTCAGACTATGCGACTTGCAAACTTATATGTCATAACTAATTTCTTTTGTAGATCTATATTCTTTGATTGAACATGACTTTGTCAAAGGAAGCAAGATAGCTATTGCACTTTCAAGCAAAGTTACATTGTTAATTTTTAGTACCTTCAGTTTAGTCTTGTGGTCTCAGTGCATATAATTCCTGAATATTTCGTGACTATGTCATTTTTTCGTTGCCAATGTAGGGAATgatggtttcatttgcaaaaaatGTTGCTGATTTCATAAATAGCATCGGGAAGAACCATATTGTCATTATATCAAGTTTAGATTCTGGAAAGAGGAGAGTGATTGATGCATCCAGGTAACTGAAACGTCTAACTGCTGCAGTTCTCTTATAGGATTGATTCTCTGTCAATGTCGATATCATTAACTAACAATGTTTAATAATGTAGTGACATGCAGGTGTATTACCTTTCAAGTTGCAATGAAGATGGTTCTGATCCAGAATATGAGAAATTGGGGTGGAAAAAGCTTGAGGATTATGATCCATCTCAGAAACGGTGGAATTGTCTTGCTAGCCTAGTTGAGGGTGGTGGTCTTTCAGAAGATCTGGATGATGATACTGATGAGATGACAATAAATGATTACTATGCAAGCCTGCCATTTGCAGCACTATTCTCTGCCTGCAAGGTGTCTGATTTTATTTCAGATTCAAAAGATTTTATTGCCTCAAAAGTTGAGTGAATGTTATAATATCACTTTATCTGTGATAGGCTAAAGGCTTGAAAGTTTCTTGTGTACTGTGCTACTGCTCGGAAGGCGACAACATGCCAGAATCTTTCCAGTTAGCTGAAGCAATATGCAAACTTCTAGGTCATGGCCCTGAGAAATTCCATGGTACATTTCTATACCGTCTTAACACTTATTCTGAAAAGTGTATTTCGATCTATTCATCTGTTGCCAGACTATTAAAGTACTGTGTTTAAGTGCTTTACCCCTTTAAATTGTCCCTTCAATTTTTATATTTTTGGAAATGTTGTTTCTAGGCATCCTGTCACCATAAGAAATGTTTGGGTAGCCTTCTTAATAAATCTTTTTGTGCGCATACAGGAAATGGGTCAAATGGATGGATCGTTCCCTTGTCATGGAAATCAGTATATGGACCACCACCTGATATGTCTATCTTTTAGTGTTGAATTATGATCAGGTAAGTCAATTTTGATATTGGAAAGGGAGCTCTATATTTTGTAATGTGTATCTGTGTTGTCATTGGCTACAAATTCAAACAATTCACTTACATTCAATGATTTTGGCTAGAAACAGCATTTCCAAAAGAAAATGAGCTTATATATTCCACATCATGGGATTTAGTAAAACATTCTGCATATATGATACATTGGTTTGCAACATTGTTATCGATAACTAGATTGAAACGAGCCTTGTTTTGTAAAGATAATACTTCTATTATGGAAGATCTCTTCTTTTGTTTATAGGTCCTCTGTGTGAATTTAGCAGCTATCCTTTCCTGGAAGCATGCAATTTCAGTTAATAGAATAGTGTTGGCACAAAACGGTTAATTGTCTTCCCAAATTTCTGAATTATTCTTGTTTTGAGCAATTATATTCATTGAAGATTAACAGCTACCATTGACTATTGGACTGCGTAAGTTTGATAACCCTAAACCAGCGTCATCCACATTAGCAGTAGTCAATTAGTCATCAATCAATTGTCTGTTATAATACTATGATGACATGTTACCATAATGAATAAAGGCAACTGGAATGGCCCAAAAGCACATCATTCCATGCAGGCCATGATTCGGTATTAAAGAAAGCAACAGTTTGATCATCAAGATGCTGATCTATGATGCAATCTGATGTGATTTCGTATCTTCTATGCCTTTTGCATAACTGAATGCTACAATAGAAAATCTTAGAGGTGGGATGCGAAAATTCTTTGGTAGTGGTGCTAGCAAATAAGATAAGCACTCAGATATTTGATTTTCTTATACTTCTAAAGTGGAGTAGGTATGCTAGCTCAATATCTAGAGAGTGAATATAGATGATTGGTTGAAAACAAGTTTAATTAGATTCATTCCATTATAGGTGTCCTAGTTTTTGAAAAAAATCCGGTTTGAGTCTGACAACCATTGACCATAATTTCAGCTATAACTTGTTTATCTGTCAGTAGAGTCTGGTATTGTCTGCCACATGTTATTTTTTTTGAGGTAATGTTTGTCTCTGACTGTTGACCCTGATTTTAGCTGGAGTTATTTTATTTATCAGTAGAGTTTGGTGTTACCTCCCCACATGTTTTCTTTTTGTTGCTTGAGCTAAAGTGTGTCGGTTCAGACATTGAACATGACCTTCCTGCGACCTGTTCTGTTGGTCATAATAAAGTTGTTCTTTTTCTAAGTTTTATAGGTGAAGTTGCCATCACGGAAAATGCTGAGTAGAATCGAGGATGTTGAACTCTTAATTTAGACAGTGTACCAGAAGTATCCAGGAGGGTGAGTTGCAGACGTTTGTAGTCAGTTGGTAAAGGATTACTAAACACTCAAGGATGGAACTTCTGCAGGCACCATGATACTTAACCCTTAAATGCATGAATCAGAATATTTTTGTAACTGGTACTGTGGCTACTAAGAGTCAGATCTTTGTCAACTCAGGTCTGCTAGGTG
It contains:
- the LOC100273580 gene encoding uncharacterized protein LOC100273580, producing the protein MAGAVAVWLLGAFAKSGRLPEAPAQAAADAEDARRHRGDDGVGAVARVSNGRRVQEKRRRDSGALSGSEETVVCMLMDLYAPA
- the LOC100194052 gene encoding uncharacterized protein isoform X1; protein product: MEFALVESESFSPSCPTLIMPALSIGNVGQLAVDLLISSSRARRVAYLDEPSVLPCAGNDAFGPDAVGDLALALEAYESTSHKLGFIQQRSPVTTGMMVSFAKNVADFINSIGKNHIVIISSLDSGKRRVIDASSDMQVYYLSSCNEDGSDPEYEKLGWKKLEDYDPSQKRWNCLASLVEGGGLSEDLDDDTDEMTINDYYASLPFAALFSACKAKGLKVSCVLCYCSEGDNMPESFQLAEAICKLLGHGPEKFHGNGSNGWIVPLSWKSVYGPPPDMSIF